The following nucleotide sequence is from Pseudoalteromonas xiamenensis.
AACTTACTACTCTATAGGCTGTTTATGATACTTTTTGTAAACGATTTAACTGTCATTGATTTTTCTTATCTTTGTAATCAACGAGGCCCTGTCGGCGAAAGCTGGATCGTTGATGTCGTGTTACATGGTAATCTGAATGAAGAATCAATGGTGTTAGACTTTGGGTTAGTAAAAAAACAAATTAAACGCATCATAGACGATTCGATTGATCACAAATTGGCAATACCGACAGGATTAAACGGTCGCTATGAACTGTCAAACGACCGCGTAGAAGTAGAATATGAATTTAACGGCCATCATTTTGCGATGAATGCGCCAAAATCATCAGCGTGTTTTGTAACAGGCGACAGCGTTGATATCCAGAGCACCATCGCGTTCTTAAAATCAATAATCCTTCCTGCTTTACCTAGTAATGTGAAAGACATCGAATTCACGTTAAGACCTGAACATAGCCGTAGCTTCTATTATCACTACAGCCATGGTTTAAAAAAGCACGATGGAAACTGTCAGCGCATTGTACATGGTCACCGTTCGCTAATTGAAATCGAACTTGATGGCATATCAATGCCACGTTTACAAAAAGAACGCGCAGATAAATGGCAAGATATCTACTTAGGTAGTGAAGAAGACCAAGTTTCGGCGGAGTCACTTAAGTACGTTGTAGCAAAACCAGAAGACTATTGCTTTGCCTATGAATCAACTCAAGGCTATTTCGAACTTGCGATTGCGAAAGAACGTTGTGATATTTTACCTTGTGATTCAACTGTCGAATGTATCGCAGACTATCTCGCCAAAGAAGTAAAGAAAGAGTACCCGGATAAAAAAGTGAAAGTGAAAGCCTATGAAGGAGTTGGTAAAGGTGCGATTTCGTTGGCTTAATGCAGTTTATTTAGCTTGTGCACTGACTGGTTTTTCAATTCAAGCGCAAGAGATAGAACTAAAAGGGAATCTTACGCAAGGCGGGCTAGTAATTGGCCACGTTGGTGATCTGACAAACGTTTCATTGAATGGAAAGCCACTGAAACACACCAAAGACGGCTATTTCGTCTTTGGGTTTGCTCGTGACGCTGCACCAACCGCAGAACTTAAATGGACTGACCGAAAAGGGCATTCTTTCAGCAAAGTAATTAAAGTTGCACAACGCGAATTCAAAATTGACAGGGTAAATGGTGTGGAAAAAAAATACGTTTCACCACCTGAAGCTGTCTTGGAGCGGATCCGGAATGACTCAAAGAGAGTTACAGAGGCTCGTTCTGGATTTAGCGAGAAGCGTTTTTTCTTAGACCCGTTTTATAAGCCCGCTGAAGGTCGCATATCTGGTGTATATGGAAGCCAACGAGTGTTTAACGGGGTGCCCAAGAATCCGCATTACGGCCTAGATATCGCAAATAAAACCGGCACACACGTTTATGCACCAGCATCAGGTACTGTTGTTTTAGCTGAGCCGGACCTGTATTACAGCGGCGGTACCGTAATTATTGATCATGGTTTTGGTGTTACTTCAACTTACCTGCATTTGAGCAAATTGCACGTGCACGTAGGGGATGACGTCACCACGGGTAAACATTTTGCCGATATCGGAGCAACAGGCCGAGTAACTGGTCCACACTTAGATTGGCGACTAAACTGGTTTAACGAGCGACTAGATCCCGCTCTTGTAATGAAAGAAACTTTAGCAGTTAAAGAAGCAAAAAATGACGTTAAGCGCTGAGCAAATTATTGAAAAAAGAATCAAAGATTCCGTTACTTACGTAACAAAAACTGTTTTTCCAAGCCGTACAAACCACCACAATACGTTGTTTGGTGGAGACGCACTTGCTTGGATGGACGAAGTCGCATTCATTGCGGCAACGCGCTTTTGTCGAAAGCCACTCGTTACGATTTCATCGGATAGAGTTGATTTTAAAGAAGCAATCCCTGCGGGTACGTTTGCTGAATTGGTCGCGGAAGTTGTCTACGTAGGCAATACGAGTTTAAAAGTAGACGTAAATATTTATCTGGAAAGAATGCACAAAGACGATAAGCATTTAGCGATTTCAGGTTCATTTACCTTTGTTGCCGTTGACGATAACCACCGTCCTACACCTGTGGTATGTGACAAAATGATCAAGGGTTTTTAAATCCATTTCTTGAAAGCAAGTCATCAGAAATAGCATCTGATGGCTTATCTCTCTGGGTCAAAATACTGCAAAAGTTTCTTTTTTAACGCAATCGAAATCCACATGCGGTTCAAAAGTACCTTCAACCGCGGCATACGTAATGCTCTCGAGAATAATTTCGATTTCTACTTTTATACGATTTGGATCGTGAAATTTATCTGTCGGCACCCAGACACAAACTTCTTTTTTATGAGGGTCTCGAATACAGACGACATTTTTGTATAGATTTCGCAGTTCAGATTTCAAGCGTTGTAGTTGCGCTCTATCAAGTAAATCGGTCGTGAAGACGTAAAACTCTTCCCATTTCCTTAAGAAGATTGTTAACTCTGAAAGCGCATTAAAAAATGATTGATTGTCTTGTATAACAACAGAAGAAAAACCTTCAATTTCGATGACATGTTTATCTTTGACGCGTGCTTGCCGTTTTAGCGTTACAAGGCCAAATATAGGGGCTATTAACGTTAATGGCTCATTAGGGTGTTCCAACAACGAATGTATTAATTCTTTCCCTCTATCAACAGATAAAAGAACATCAAAAATGAGTTTACTATCGGATAAGTGAAGATTCGACTTGGTAACGTCAAGTGAGTCGTTTATCTCAATCACAACGGAATGTTCAGAAATGTAGAGTTGTGTGACAGTGGATTCATTGTGGCGCTTTTCATATTCATTTAATGCTACGTCAATAACATCGTAAAGCTCGTCATTTTTCCAGGGTTTGTGTAAAAACTTAAACGCAACACCAAGATTTATCATCTCTACTAGCATTTCAGCATCGGTATAGCCACTGAGGATCAACCCGACCGTATTTGGTGAAATGTCGCGTACGTTTTTTAAGAGGTTATTGCCGTTCATAAGAGGCATTCGAAAATCAGATATGACTAAATGAACGTCATGATTCCCGATATAGTCCAGTGCTTCAGATGGGATTGAAAAGCAGGTGATGTTAAAGCCAAATTGTCGCAAGGCTCTTTCCAGTGTTTTCAATATTGGTATTTCATCGTCTACAAGGACAATAGAGTAGTGGCTGTATATTGCTGCATTGGTTTCAAGAGTCATACGTCACACCTCAAATTTCGGGCTTACTATAAAACTATAGTAACTACTCCCCGTTAATTGAAACTTTTTGCTACACAATTCCATGTAATTTAGCGTAGTTTACTTAGGTAAAGTAAAAATATAGTGTGTTAATTCATCGCAAAGCACGGGTCGGCCAATCAAGTAACCTTGAACTTCATCGCAACCCATGTTTTCGAGTAATTCAAGTTGCTCAGCCTTTTCAACACCTTCTGCAACGACCTTAAAATTTAGATCATGGACAAGGTTTATGATGTTAGCAACGAGATTTAAACTTGTGCTAGATGTATCTATCTGATCTATTAAAGATTTATCGAGTTTAATGACATCAATTGGTAATTTTGCAATGTATCCGAGAGAAGAGTAGCCTTTGCCAAAATCGTCAATTGAAATAGTAAACCCAAGACTTTTTAAACGCTTAAGCAATTGATACGCTTCATCCAAATTTGCGATTAAATAGTTTTCGGTAATTTCCAACTCGATGAAACGGTTATCCAAATCATACCGTCTTACGATGTCGATTAAATTATCGATAAAAGAAATGTCTGTTAGTTGGATAGGCGAAATATTTATAGCCACTTTTTTAATTTCAATGCCCTCAGTGAGCCAGTTTCTGAGAGTTTGACAGGCTTTTTCAAGCACCCAATACCCAATCTTATTAATTTGACCATCTTTTTCTGCTAAAGGAATAAAATAGTCAGGTGAATTCGGCCCGGTTTTTTTACTTTCCCAGCGGAGCAAAACTTCACAAGACGAAATAGTATGATCACTCAAATTCAACTTGGGCTGGAATCTTAAATACAGCTCATCATTTTCAATTGCGCTATACAACGCATCAGAGACACGATGTTCTGTTAGTTTTTCAACTAAATACTCATCAGAGTATTTCATATAGAACTTAGTCTTAGAATCGGATACGTATTGATTGAAAAGTAGTAGATTATTCAGTAATTCAGCGAGATTTGATTCAAGTGATACCGCCACATAGGAAACCGCAAAATCAACTTGTACGTTGGTAGAATCAAAATACTCTCTAATTTTTATTATGATTTCATCTAGATAGGAATGGACTTCAATCTCATTTTCAACGCTCGATAACCAAAATACGCCTTGGTCATAACTTATTTCAAGCATATGAAATTCTTTGAGTTCTTTAGACAGTTGAACGCCGACAATTTTTTTTAACGTTTCAGAATAAACCTGGTTATTACAGATGACATTTTTAACTAATAAATCCCTGATTTTTATGCAAATCATAATTGATTTATCGGTGCGTTTGACGTCTTTGATAAATTTAGTTTTACTCGATGAAAAATTTTGCGTAATTGAGCCTTTCGTAATGACAGGTGTAAAACTAAGTAAAAACGTTCGGCCCGTAGCCAGCTTCACATCAATGCAATATATTGAGCTATTAGATAGTTTACTCACTATCAAATTTGTTAATGTTGAAGCGCTTATAACCGTATCAGGTTGTAAAGTAAGGTCGAAATAATCACGCAGGTTTTGTTTATTGGCGCTTTTTTCAAGGAGTCGATTGAAGAAGTAGTTATAGTCCAGAATATTACCATCTTCATCCACTTCAACTAGCGGAGTATCGCCGTTTTGGATAAATTCTTTCTTAATTTTTAATTTTTTACTGTTTTGAAAAGCGAGATTTATTTCGTTAATTAACTCCGCATTACTCCAAGGTTTGCTAATAAACCTCGCGACATTGTCAGAATTTAAGAGTTTCTTTAGGTCGTCAAAGTCCGTTTGGCCACTTAACACAATACAAACCAAATCGCTTGAATATTTCTTTAGCCGTTCAATCAGTTCAAAACCATTTAGCCCAGGCATTCTAAAGTCAGTGATCAATACTTCAGGATGGTGTTTCAATAATAGGCTTTCGGCTTCGAAAGGATCTTTGGTAGAAATGATTTCATAATGAAAAGAGGAGATTGCTCGCGTTAGTGCCTTCAGTACATTGGTATCGTCGTCTACTAGCAATATCTTTGACATGCGCATCTCATCTATGTTGAAGTTATTTAAACGGTAAACCTCTGAAAGAAAATGAATCTACTCTCTAGAGGCGTACCGTTTTAGTCACTTTAACTATAGCACTAGCGCTGCAATCCATCCGAAAATTACAAGCGGAATATTGAAATGAATAAAAGTTGGAATAACGGAATCGTTAATATGATCGTGTTGACCATCTGCGTTCAAACCTGACGTGGGTCCGAGTGTCGAATCGGAAGCTGGGCTTCCTGCATCGCCTAGCGCACCTGCCGTGCCAACAAGTGCGACAGTGGCCATAGGTGAGAAACCAATTTGCAGACAAAGAGGAACAAATAATGTAGCAATAATCGGCACTGTAGAAAAAGAACTTCCAATACCCATCGTGATAAGCAATCCAACCAGAAGAATTAACGCAGCTGCCAACGGTTTATTTGAGCTCACAATATCAGCACACGTTTGGACTAGACTCGCTACTTCACCCGTTTCTTTCATCACGGAGGCGAATCCCTGAGCTGAAATCATAATGAAACCGATCATTGCCATCATCGCGACACCTTTAGTGAAGACGTCTGAGCTTTCTTCCCATTTTACTAAACCAAATAAGCTGAAAACCATGACACCAACTAGTCCGCCTAAAATCATCGAATTACTCACATTCTGAGCAATAAGGGAAGCAATAATGGCTAGAAGACCAATAATGACCGTCTTACGTTCGTTTGTAACCACAACGGCTTTGGCTTGATTTGCTTCCTTGAGTTCGTAAATTCGAGGCTTTCTGTAGGTGAAAAACACCGCAATTATTAGCCCAACTACCATACCAAGTGCAGGAATAACCATGGCCCATGGCACTGCATTTTGAGCAATCTCTAGGCCGTTATCGACAATGTTTTTATGTAATATAGAAAACAGATAGATACCACCAAATCCGTAAGGCAAAACCATATAGGATGTAGCTAGGCCGAACGTCAAAATACACGCAATCGCACGTCTATCAATTTTCAGTTGAGTGAAAATTGAGAGCAGTGGTGGAATAAGTATCGGTATAAACGCAATGTGAACAGGAACAAGGTTTTGAGACGAAATGGAACACGCGAGGATAATCGTCATGATGCCCATTGAGAGATGATGAGTGTATTCAGAATCTGCTTTATCCACTTTTGCTAACAGTTTATTGGCGAGTATTCTCGTTAAACCGGACTTTGAAATAGCAACCGCAAAGCCGCCTAACATAGCATAGCTTAAGGCTATTTCTGCTCCACCGGATAACCCAGAATTAAACGCGTTGAGTGTGTCTGATAAAGATAAACCTGACGTAAGGCCTGCAACTAATGCACTGACTGTCATTGCGACAATGACGTTTACTCGGGCTAACGATAGGCCGAGCATCAAAATGACTCCAATTATTACTGCGTTCATTTTTTTCTCTTTTCTTTTATTTTTATATTACTTATAAGACGCTTGGCATCGTCTATTCGCCGAACAGGAAAGCGCTTTCCATTGTAACGGTATTCCATAAATGCTTTACAAAATTCGTCTAAATCCGATGCGTATTCAGGATACCTTTGTTTCAATACATTACAAGCACTGATCGGGCTGTGTTCTTCAAGATTTGAAACGCGAAGCAGTGACAGGCAAAGTCGTATGGGTTTGGAACTCGTTTCTATTTGCCTTTAATCTACCAATCGTAAAGTACACTAAAAAGGCTATAAAAATAGTTCCCATCATTATAACCCCTGTTTTTATATACCAGCTGTTTCCAAGAATACTGCTAAATAAAGACGATTGATTCTCTCTATCAAAGGTAACAACCCAGCGAGACCACTGGTAGTCGAGGCTGTCGAATCGGTCTCGAAGCCAATAGAGCGCGTCAAGATGATTTAATCCAAGGAAATCGAAACCGCGGCTAGAAACTAATTGAGCGCGCAATTGGCTGTCTTCAAGTAATGAGTTCCATTAAACGCTCTGGTGCAATCCAACCTGTAGGATCTAGTGTTTGCCATTGATTGCCATCGTAATACTCAACCCAAGCGTGTGCTTCGAACTGTCTAACTGTTGTGTATCGTTGTTCTTGATTTAATTTCCCTCCTAAATACCCTGAAACAATGCGACTAGGGATACCCGAAGCTCGAAGTAGAAAGGCGGTACTTGATGCATAGTGACCACAAAATCCTAATTTTGTATTTACTAAAAAGTTATCTATCGCATTGTCGGCCTCGGTAGATGGTGGTGTAAGCGTATATTTGAATTGCTGAGATTGAAAAAACTGCTTTAAGGCATCGATGTAGTCGCTGGTCGACGTAGCGAACTTAGAAAGTTGTTGACTGAGTTCAATAGCTTTCGGATTTTTATTTATTGGCAAGCGAGTATAAAAGGCAATTTGGCTTTCGCTAAGGTTATACGTTGGGGCACGTTTTGAAATCACATCATATTCGAATTTTTTTGTGACATAATTGTCTTTAAAAAGTGTGCCGAACCCGTTTGATTGAACGGATGAATGCGAGACTCGTACTCCAACTCAATCCATATAACCATTGAGAAGAACTTGTTTCAGCAATTATCGAATAGGTTATTGAACTAGACGAATTATCTAAAGGTCTAGTTGGAATAGTAAGCCACCTAGATTGTAGCCAGACTTTACCATCGAATCTGTCATGAATGATCGCTCGCCAGTAAAGCGGATCTTTCGGAATTTCCTGACCCCATTTAGCTCTAAAAACGACTTCATCGCTGTTTGACAGTTCACTAATTTTAAAAGGATCTAACTCGCTGCTTAGTCCTGTTTTTGCTACAGATTGACTCGGCATGCTCCAAAATGACGGCAATTTTGGAAATAGGAATAACATAAGAAGCGCAAGTGGCGAAAGTAAAAGTAAACTGCGGGCACTTGTTTTTATCGTCGATATAACATTGATGTTCACATTACTACTGAGCGCTAGACTTGCGATTAGCAACAGCCATTGAAAGACAACGACCACCGTAAACCAAAGACTTTGGTTAAAAAGAAACGTTAATGTTGTAGAAAAGAATGCAAGCACGATTGTGTGCTGAAGTAGCACGGGTGTATTTGCTTGTTTAAGCTTAAGACCAGTCGCGGTTAGCAACAATAACACGAATAAAGTGAGTGTTTTATCGAGTCCCGAACTGAGCAGAATAATAACGACGCTAAGCAACGCAATCACGTTAATAAAAACGTTTGATACCAGCCTATTAGACAAGGTTACCCAACTTAGCAATAGGATAATGAGTAGGGCATTAAGGCTACCCAACTCACTCATTAGGAGCGCAACTTGAATAAATAACACACAAACAACGAGCCGTTTGCTTTTGTTATTCTCAAAATTCACTCATCTTCTCCCACACTTGGTGATAAGTTTTGTTATCAGTGCAATGCATCAGTCCTAAATTTGGTAAATTGACTTTAATCGGTAATTTAGATTCGTAGTAGGGAAAAAGTAGGGTACTCAATTGCGCCAATTTTTCTTCTTTTGTTCCAAACAAATCTTGATAACTCAATATCGCTTCAGCGTTTATTGAATCGCTTACAGGAGCAAAATGTTTGATAAATAATTCACCTGATTTTGCGAAATGTTTCCAAGAAATACGACTAGGATTTTCACCTGGTTTCATTGGCTGAGGGCCTTGATAATCTCTATCATCAGAGACCATACGTTCTATCATCTCATTCTCGATCCAGTAGTGATTATTTGGGTAAATGTATAAATAGCCAGTAGGTTGCCAGTAACACCATGCGCGAACGAGTCCTAAGGGGAAACTCGTTTCTAGCGTGATTCTCGGCAGTTCATAGCGCCCACGCAAATGCCATTGAGTCTCAAGCCAGAGCGACGTTTCTTCAGACAACGAAGAAATCATGACTTCTTGATTATCATATTTTAATTTTAATTGATTTATTGTTTTGTTTTTAATCGTAAAACGAACTAGAAAACGCGGCGAATTAGGTGAAAAGCTGGGTTCACAATTTAGAATTTCTGCTCTCAATGAGTTGATATTTTGAAACGTCTTGAAAAACGTAAGTAATTGAAGCAAAGCGAAAAAGTGACTTGAAAAAAGCAGTAAATTATTTTGGTAATTCACGCCTAGAACAAACACTAGCGCTGAAAAGAATAAAAACAACCAACCTAGGTTTGAAGGCAAGATGTATATATTGTGATGGCGAAAATCAACGCGTTCTTTTCGGTACTTATTTCCCAGCCAACTGATTAATCTCTTTTCTAACCGATTTTTCTTCGCCACATTTACACGCCAATCGCTACTTGTTCCAATACGGCCGTTGAGAACTCGGATTTACTCATTCCCAATCTGTGTGCACACACAAATGGGGCTATAAGTCGAACATCGTCAGGAGTGACAAAATCACGGCTATCCATAAATGCCCAAGATTTCGCAGCATTAGCAAG
It contains:
- a CDS encoding response regulator codes for the protein MTLETNAAIYSHYSIVLVDDEIPILKTLERALRQFGFNITCFSIPSEALDYIGNHDVHLVISDFRMPLMNGNNLLKNVRDISPNTVGLILSGYTDAEMLVEMINLGVAFKFLHKPWKNDELYDVIDVALNEYEKRHNESTVTQLYISEHSVVIEINDSLDVTKSNLHLSDSKLIFDVLLSVDRGKELIHSLLEHPNEPLTLIAPIFGLVTLKRQARVKDKHVIEIEGFSSVVIQDNQSFFNALSELTIFLRKWEEFYVFTTDLLDRAQLQRLKSELRNLYKNVVCIRDPHKKEVCVWVPTDKFHDPNRIKVEIEIILESITYAAVEGTFEPHVDFDCVKKETFAVF
- a CDS encoding transglutaminase-like domain-containing protein, whose amino-acid sequence is MISKRAPTYNLSESQIAFYTRLPINKNPKAIELSQQLSKFATSTSDYIDALKQFFQSQQFKYTLTPPSTEADNAIDNFLVNTKLGFCGHYASSTAFLLRASGIPSRIVSGYLGGKLNQEQRYTTVRQFEAHAWVEYYDGNQWQTLDPTGWIAPERLMELIT
- a CDS encoding M23 family metallopeptidase, whose amino-acid sequence is MRFRWLNAVYLACALTGFSIQAQEIELKGNLTQGGLVIGHVGDLTNVSLNGKPLKHTKDGYFVFGFARDAAPTAELKWTDRKGHSFSKVIKVAQREFKIDRVNGVEKKYVSPPEAVLERIRNDSKRVTEARSGFSEKRFFLDPFYKPAEGRISGVYGSQRVFNGVPKNPHYGLDIANKTGTHVYAPASGTVVLAEPDLYYSGGTVIIDHGFGVTSTYLHLSKLHVHVGDDVTTGKHFADIGATGRVTGPHLDWRLNWFNERLDPALVMKETLAVKEAKNDVKR
- a CDS encoding Na+/H+ antiporter family protein; translated protein: MNAVIIGVILMLGLSLARVNVIVAMTVSALVAGLTSGLSLSDTLNAFNSGLSGGAEIALSYAMLGGFAVAISKSGLTRILANKLLAKVDKADSEYTHHLSMGIMTIILACSISSQNLVPVHIAFIPILIPPLLSIFTQLKIDRRAIACILTFGLATSYMVLPYGFGGIYLFSILHKNIVDNGLEIAQNAVPWAMVIPALGMVVGLIIAVFFTYRKPRIYELKEANQAKAVVVTNERKTVIIGLLAIIASLIAQNVSNSMILGGLVGVMVFSLFGLVKWEESSDVFTKGVAMMAMIGFIMISAQGFASVMKETGEVASLVQTCADIVSSNKPLAAALILLVGLLITMGIGSSFSTVPIIATLFVPLCLQIGFSPMATVALVGTAGALGDAGSPASDSTLGPTSGLNADGQHDHINDSVIPTFIHFNIPLVIFGWIAALVL
- a CDS encoding acyl-CoA thioesterase; the protein is MTLSAEQIIEKRIKDSVTYVTKTVFPSRTNHHNTLFGGDALAWMDEVAFIAATRFCRKPLVTISSDRVDFKEAIPAGTFAELVAEVVYVGNTSLKVDVNIYLERMHKDDKHLAISGSFTFVAVDDNHRPTPVVCDKMIKGF
- a CDS encoding GGDEF/EAL domain-containing response regulator, which gives rise to MSKILLVDDDTNVLKALTRAISSFHYEIISTKDPFEAESLLLKHHPEVLITDFRMPGLNGFELIERLKKYSSDLVCIVLSGQTDFDDLKKLLNSDNVARFISKPWSNAELINEINLAFQNSKKLKIKKEFIQNGDTPLVEVDEDGNILDYNYFFNRLLEKSANKQNLRDYFDLTLQPDTVISASTLTNLIVSKLSNSSIYCIDVKLATGRTFLLSFTPVITKGSITQNFSSSKTKFIKDVKRTDKSIMICIKIRDLLVKNVICNNQVYSETLKKIVGVQLSKELKEFHMLEISYDQGVFWLSSVENEIEVHSYLDEIIIKIREYFDSTNVQVDFAVSYVAVSLESNLAELLNNLLLFNQYVSDSKTKFYMKYSDEYLVEKLTEHRVSDALYSAIENDELYLRFQPKLNLSDHTISSCEVLLRWESKKTGPNSPDYFIPLAEKDGQINKIGYWVLEKACQTLRNWLTEGIEIKKVAINISPIQLTDISFIDNLIDIVRRYDLDNRFIELEITENYLIANLDEAYQLLKRLKSLGFTISIDDFGKGYSSLGYIAKLPIDVIKLDKSLIDQIDTSSTSLNLVANIINLVHDLNFKVVAEGVEKAEQLELLENMGCDEVQGYLIGRPVLCDELTHYIFTLPK
- a CDS encoding DUF3488 domain-containing protein, producing the protein MNFENNKSKRLVVCVLFIQVALLMSELGSLNALLIILLLSWVTLSNRLVSNVFINVIALLSVVIILLSSGLDKTLTLFVLLLLTATGLKLKQANTPVLLQHTIVLAFFSTTLTFLFNQSLWFTVVVVFQWLLLIASLALSSNVNINVISTIKTSARSLLLLSPLALLMLFLFPKLPSFWSMPSQSVAKTGLSSELDPFKISELSNSDEVVFRAKWGQEIPKDPLYWRAIIHDRFDGKVWLQSRWLTIPTRPLDNSSSSITYSIIAETSSSQWLYGLSWSTSLAFIRSIKRVRHTF
- a CDS encoding 6-carboxytetrahydropterin synthase, translated to MILFVNDLTVIDFSYLCNQRGPVGESWIVDVVLHGNLNEESMVLDFGLVKKQIKRIIDDSIDHKLAIPTGLNGRYELSNDRVEVEYEFNGHHFAMNAPKSSACFVTGDSVDIQSTIAFLKSIILPALPSNVKDIEFTLRPEHSRSFYYHYSHGLKKHDGNCQRIVHGHRSLIEIELDGISMPRLQKERADKWQDIYLGSEEDQVSAESLKYVVAKPEDYCFAYESTQGYFELAIAKERCDILPCDSTVECIADYLAKEVKKEYPDKKVKVKAYEGVGKGAISLA